GTACTGTTAAATAGTGTCACTTTAATCGGGTTTACAAAAGAAAGGAGCTAATTCAACTAAGAGCGTAAGAACGCAAGAGGGTGATTTCTACGTTACAAAGAACTTGAGCACTAAAAGTCAACAAACATCCATATACGTACCATTAACCTAAGGATTATTATTGGCTAGATCGTTATCTATTAATCAAAAACACGGATTTTCTACAATGATTCAATAGTCGTactgtttcaataaaaatatcgcAAATATAACTGTCCTTAAACAAACAGGTCGTTTTCAATGCGACTACAcaaaggtttaaaaaaactgtacattataaataaatcaacttCTACTTTAATCaaactttttgtttctatgtcctgaaattttcacattaactTAGTTACATTTACGAGCagtttgcaaaaattttaatagtacactttcgcaaaattgtttatccAAACTGAATACCTACTTGTAACTAGAGCCTGctgtaaaactaaaaattggctATAGACCAATATAATGGAGGGAAACAACGACAATATCGGAAATTCTTAAAACTTCAATGGGAAGACTTAAAATTCGTAAATCCTAACGCGAGAGAGAGATAGTTCTAGCTTCGACTTTGAGAGAGACAGAAAAGAGTACTCAAGGAGACTGGGATGATCTCTCATCTCATTGGTGGGAACTCTCTCATCTCGTGCATCTTCTTTCTCGTTTACTGGGAGAACTTCAGACAGTGGGAGCATCCAGTGTTAACTTGACTGTCTTTCGGTGGATTATACCTGCGTCGAGTGAGTTatatagttttaaatatagaaaccctgaaaaatgtataatagtCACATCGAATCTTTGTCCCCGTCATCTTCATCTGATTACGAGCAGTATTCCTtgtgtaaattaattttacctgGAGCAGAACAAGGTCAAAATGACTTCAACGTTTATTCCACCTCAATGTCGTATTCCTATTATACAGCCCCGAAATACTACGACCAATACAGGGTGCAGGACAACTACGCTTCAAGGTACCTGCAATATCAGGGAGGTTTCATTAAAGTTGAACCGGAAGACAACGAACTGCCTTTGCTAAAAACTAGAGTTTTCAAACGGAAGAGAAAAAGTCTGGATTCGGACGATCAGAATTCTATGTTAGGGAGACCGAAATCGAGGAAAAAAGCTCCTCTGACGTacgaaaaaattcaagagcAAAGAGTAATGGCTAATGTCAGAGAAAGACAGAGGACGCAAAGCCTGAACGAGGCTTTCGCCTCTTTGAGAAAGAGCATTCCAACGTTGCCCTCAGATAAATTGTCTAAAATTCAGACGTTAAAATTGGCAGCCAGGTATATAGACTTCCTTTACCATGTATTGTCGGTACCCGCAGAAAGTCATGGTGATAGTGATGTTTTGAGCTCCTACGCCACTCGCGAAAAATTTTCCCGGGCTTTTAGCATGTGGAGAATGGAGGGTGATTTGAACACTCAATAAGAGCAAATAAAGTAAGTGTTACTTTaattatatttgacaaattattGTACATTATCAGCAAACGCAGGGGaattaatactaaaaattttgtatttaaaatatattgctGGTTTCGCGAGCTTAgtgttttttagttatttatatCTAAGATAAacattagatatttaaaaatcgatttttaggTAGCTTGACCAATAGGGACAAATGCAAAATCAACGAGTAATGGCGAATGTCATAAAAAGGCAAAAGACGCAAATCCTGAACGACACTTTCTCCCCTTTGAGAAAGAGCATTCCAATGTTGCCTTCAGATAATTTagacgttaaaattaaaagtcaGGTATATAAACTTTCTTTACCGTGTATTATCGCCATTCTCAGAAAGTCCTGGTGATCGTGATATGAGCTCCTATACCGCTCACGAAACACTTTCTGGGGATTTTAGAATGTGGAGAATGGAAGGTTATTCAAACACTACATAAGTGCAAAAAAGTAAGTGTTACTTTAATTTGATTCGATAAATAATTGTACATTATGAGCAAACGCAGGGAAATTGAGatcaaaaattttgtattcaaaaAGTATATTGCTGGATTCGCTATCTTagtattttttagttatttatatCTAAGATAAACATTAGATgtttaaaaatcgatttctAGGTAACTTGACCAATAgggacaaatttaaaatcaacgACTAGTGGCGAACGTCAGAGGAAGGCAGAAGATGCAAATCCTGAACGACACTTTCGCCCCTTTGAAAAAGAACATTCACGTTGCCCCCAGATAAATTGTCTAAAATTCAGACGTTAAAATTGGCAGCCAGGTATATAGACTTCCTTTACCATGTATTGTCGACATCCTCAGAAAGTCCTGGTGATAGTGATGTTTTGGGCTTCTATACCGCTCACGAAACACTTTCCCGGGTTTCTAGCATGTGGAGAATGGAGGGCGATTTAAACACTACATAAGTGCAAGAAAAGTAAGtgttactttaatttaattcgataAATATTTGTACAGTATAAGTAAGCGCAAGAAAATCGTGGTTAAACATtttgtatcaaaaatatttattgctgaTTTCGCTAGATTAGTATCTTTTTTAGTTACTTTTGTGTAAGCGAGACGTTAAATGTctaaaaatcaacttttaGGTAACTTTACCAGTAcgaacaaattcaaaatcaacGAGTAATGGCTAACGTCAGAGGAAGGCAAAGGGCGCACAGCCTGAACGACATTTTCGCCTCTTTCGGAAAACGCACTATAACGTTCCCTGAGAAAATTGtctaaaattcaaacattGAAACTGGCAGCCAGGTATACAGACTTTCTTTACCATATATTGTCCTCAATCTCAGAAAATTTTGGTGTTAGTGATGTTTTTGGGCAATATGTGTGAATCCAGCGCTCGCGAAAAACTTTCCTGAGCTTTTAGGATGTGCAAAAAATGGAAGGTGATTTGAACAttcaataaatgcaaaaaaagtaattatcatattaattagattaaacaaataattgtaTATTATGAGCAAACGCAGGGCAATTGCGACCAAagattttgtatataaaaaagttacacCTGGTTATGTTaaattagtgttttttaattatttgtgtgAAAATTAGACATTAAGTGCCGAAAAATCAACATCTAGGTAACTTTATCAATaggataatttccatggaaacgaTCAATTAAAGATAGAATATTTGTTAGTTTCTTGGTTTGcgtgaaaattatttcttagataaaatttttataaaattaccaCTTTTGAATTAGGCGGACGAAAAACCTCAAAAACGAGAGTACTCTCTTGCAGACATACACAGCAGTTGAAAGTTGTAGAAcgtcttttgaaaaattataatacaattagaattttaatagttaTAAACATTTATATATAGATTTAATATGAAGCCAGTATTTATCCAAGTacttttacataaaaatgtgtttatttttattattttgtgaaattttatattaaaaatagtatgTTTTGGTGAAAAAAATAGAGTAGCATGTAAGAAaattcatttactttttcacaaaacaagttatgtggaaaaattttaatattttagaaaatatccattgtttttaattaaagcatCACATCTTTTTGTCGTGGACCTTATTAATTTGGTCAGGATAACAGAATCCATAGTTATTCATCTGTCTTTTAAAGCAGTGAACAGTTTGTTTTGATTCCTATAAGTTCTATCTCTAATTTTCCGGTCTAAGATTTCCCAGAGGTtctcaatgaaatttaaatcggAAGATTCCAAACGCATATTCCCTCTCTCCTGAATCATTCTTTCACATATTTGGACATGTGTTTTGGATCGTTATCCTATTGAAAAATGTGTCTTAAGGGCATAACATCGTCCCCACATGGCACTATTTCTTTTCATTGAAATCTTCATATAACCGTCTATTTTGTAAAGGGGGCCAACACCATAGCCAGAAAAACGACCCCAGTCCATTACCGGCCCACCTACATGCTTTACTGTAGAACAGGTGTATGTTGGATtgagtttttcattttcaggaCTCCTCACTAAGGTCATACCATCACTGTTAAGTAGAGAAATCTTTGATTCGTCTCTCCAAATCACTCTTCCAGTCCTGCTTTCTCCAATGAAGATGTTATCGCGTAAAATTAAGTCGGGCACGTCTATTTCTTTCGGATAATAGAAGTTTTATGGCTGGTCTTCTTCCATATAATTTGCCTTCAAGTAACCTGTTTTTTACTATTCCACATGTTACTTCAACATCGAGCTGATCAAAAACACGGCCCTTAATTTTGTTCGATCCTAGAAATGGTTCGTCCttcgcaatttttaaaatttgtgtgtCTTGGTAACGATTGGTTTTCCTGGGCGTCACACTTCTTTTTTACACCAATATTCCCAGACATTCAAAATTGTCAgataatttgagaaaaaatggacttgtttaaattaaatattttagcaaTATTTGGTTGCTTTGCCCACTTCTATATAAATTAacacgtttttttatttccagtgataaattttttcctcGAGGCGATTTGTTCAACGATAAAtcacgaaaaaaataaattttaaggaaaatatttgctacactttgataaattcctctacttttttccacaaaaaaattactattgttaatataaaattccacaaaataataaaaataaacaatttattttttagaagtgTTTGGACGTACACTGTCTTCATATTGAACCTATGTCTAAATATCtataactattaaaattataattatgttaatttttctaaagttctatatttttccattactgTAGTTTGAAGAAATGTGCATTCCGAGGTTTAATCTGGCAAAAGAAATTCACAATTATTACGGTTTTCGAGACAAGttggaaaaatggaaataaatattgttaacTCCTGAGGTGTATATAACTTCGTTATTATTACACATAGAGCCTTTAACGTGGATCCTTGAAAAAGTTCTATGTTTCTGtatcaaaatgttttgttacgcaaatttagcaattatttcatCCAAGCAAGAGTGCGATTATCAATGTACGAGAGTAAACGTACATTTCTTAGCtctgcattaaaatatttgtgacTGTTCAGAGTATGGTCCAGTTGACGGTCAAAAGCGAAGTTCCAAATACGATAAAACATAAGATTGTAATTAaatcccaaaaataaaaaaatcaaatgttgTCCATTTGAACTCTACAATTTATCTCTACTATTTAAATCAATCTATGACTCGAATTTAAAATGAGCTGTTGCGTAGATTTTTGTTGCCCCAACCGTTTCATTTTCTAACGttcaaatgaaatgttttaaatgaatttactttcttctcaatttaattacttctcAAGAGACTGCTGATACTTCTTTTGATAGATTTCCTTATATTTtagttcaaataaaaattcatatcgaaaaaatattgaataaaaagtgGTGTATGGAGATTTTTTTGACTGACTCTATGACAACCACAACCAGAGCCTAATGTACTATTTACGGTAACAGGATTGATATGTAACAAATTTTGTCTTCGTTTAACCTCATGTAATAAACGAAAAAAGGCAAATGATGACATCACCAAGAACCACCAACAACCAAAGAACCAGGTATGCCAGCTTTAAATGCGGATGATACAATTAGTCATTCTGTTTTGccatgattatttatttatgacttaacaattttacagtttttagCGTCTTACGAAATTATCTCATTTGATTCATTACTTCTGTTCCATTTTTTATCTATGTAAACTATTATAATGAGGATAATAATAAACCAAAGCAGACGGATTAAAACGGCAAAAACTTATAAGTATATTCTTGTCAGCTGTTtcatttcttctttcttcattaaaattaaaatatgacaacAAATGTTAAACACTTTTGATATCAAGGTAATCTATTTCATTTACAAAGCTATTCTCTGCAAATTCAGGTACAGTAACAGGAACAGTTACAGGTACAGGAACTGATTATGCAGTTAACATTCAGTTGTTGGTACTCAAAGTTCTGTcataaagaataataaaaaagtattatttattgaaataaaatgaatttaaaatctaGATCTGTTTGTATCTGTTGTTttctgaaatgtttttttgttaacttcTTATTCACTATTCACACACAAATGTTCATCCAGTTTTGAGGTTACATCCTCAATATGCATATCCCGCTGGGCTTTCGCATCAATAAAAGCTCCAAGAAATCTGGTCCCGAGCAAATGATCATTTAATGTCCTCACGTCCTTTAGAACAAACCCCGTCCTCTCTGTCTTGTCTGCATTCAGCATCAATCCATTAGATTTAAACCACTTCTTGGCCTCAAGTGACTCTGCTGTGGTAGTGATGGTAAGGTTGTCGTGCCCCGCCTTTACCACAACGCTCTTTGGTcttgtattaataaatacgtcttaattgtttattaattaatacatattgAGTATACAGGGCGTTCTAAAAAGGTTGTGCTATACTTAAGTAGGTTACAGGAGTCCTTGtagtgaacaatttttgcagAGAAATACCTCGTCAAAAATGAACCATTTCGCTCCAgagttatttttgttcaaaaacgtATTATTAGCCCATGGACACTAAAAGACTTCGatgtttaattcatttttattaattataacgCATTCAAAATGATGTCTCCCAACCTGATTACATatatttgatctttgaatCTTTAAATCGTGCACTCGTTTTAAGATGTGCGGATCTTGTTGCACAAAAAAAGAGGCTACTATCACTCTTTTCAATAAGTCCTAGTGGGCGGCTACAGAAGTTTCACAAATCAGCGACTTGATGTAACGCCTGACGAAAAAATCCATCAGACTTAAATCGGGACTTGGCGCTAGCCGCCTCATAATTTTGTCGCTTCCGATACATCTCCCATAAAAATGCAGGTTTAGATGAATAAACGTGCAATGCCCTGTAATGTTGAAACCAAATTCTATCTCGTACAGCCATAGGGACGTACGCATTGTTCAATAACTCAAGAAGTTAGgagacaaaaaagtattcattttattggtttttattcTATCCACTTTAGTTGAACATTGAAatcttttgaacaaaaattactctggagccaaaacggctcatttttATTAAGGGTTTCTACGCAAAAATTATTCACGGTATTATTCCCTATAATCTCCTTAAGTTTGACACaacctttttggaacaccctgtatattttttagttatacatttcttgttaaattgattaaatgttaGTTTGCATTTCTGTGTCTTCATTACTTTGGAGTCTAATGACCGAACCATAAACGGAAATAGATGCCTAAAATGAAGCGAAAACTCTTGGTTTTAAGATCTCCCTATAAGGGATAAGGCAGGTATAACTTTCAGTTCACCACTAATGAATGACAACAGGAAACTGAAGTTGATTCTAATTAGGGGACAAAATTGGTTATGGCCTGGTTTTAATATGCGTGGAAGAGAGGGTCCTAAAAATTGTGGCAGCAAGGCTGAAATGTGATATTCAAGGCATGAAAGGTTAATTAAGAGTTCCGAATATTATTGTGTTTGTGAAtcatcaaatattaaatttgtgtaTGTAAATTGCGTCTCATAAGTTAAggatattgtaaaaaattagtgaaaaattcatgtttattaaaataaaaaaataagtattatcGTTTTCATTCCTTTGTGAAAGGCTTTTATTGATAAATCGGATACATTTCGTGTGTTTTAACTTAcgaaaaatgagaaaacatAGTTCTGGTCCGAACcgcataaatattttattaaaaatttatataatttattgtaaattttctttctaaataTAAAGTACGACCTCCATAATTATCAACGACTGCTTAGCACCTCCCACTCATGCCATTTACTAGGttatcaaattgtttttgaggTATTTATCGCCATAGTTGTGGTAGAAGTTGTAATTGTTCCAAGTTTTCTGGTTGGTGATGATGCTTGTCAAGTGCCATTTGTAACATGTCCCATCCGTGCTCAATACAGTTTAGGTCAGAGAACATCGGCGATAACCATACatgttcaatatttttattttctatagcTTGAAGGACCGGTCTACTGCGATGTGGTCGCGCATTATCgtacacaaaaattaaatttcttccaatttattgaaaaaaatttggcaATACGTTGTTAATAATGTGTTCTTCATATTATCGACCATTCATGTTTCCTTtacaaacataaaaatttctacGTCATCCAAAACATATTCCGCCCCAGGCCATTATTGAGCCACCACCAAATGCATACACTGGTTGACAATATCAGCGACTTCTCAGTACTAGTAGCATTGTCCAAACATGTACCCGTCGACTATCTGAAAATCGGCTGTATCTCCGAACTTGTCAATAAAAAGAACATTGTGCCATTCGAGGTCCCAGTTTTAATGTTCTCTTGCCCAGTGCAAACGGTTACGTTTATGAACTTGAGTGAGAGGTACCTTTCGCAATGGCCTTCTGCTGACAATATTTACTTCCTCAATGGCCTCATTACTGTAGAGCGGTTAACATTGATTGCAGAGACAGCAAGCAGCCTTGCAGATAGTTAATGAAGTGGTATCAAAATGTTTCTTCGAGCAGTAATGGTTAAATAACGGTCTTGTTGTAGGGTTGTTTTGCGACTCCTGCCTTTTGTATGCCTTTCGACAATAGACCCTGTCTCCCTATACCTTTTCACCAACGGACTAATTACACTTCACTTACACAATCACACTTTGTGAAACTTGAAACGAAGCAGCAAATTCGGTTTAAGTTCTTCCAGCTTGCATCATTCCAATAGCTCTATTAGTGTCGGAGTTTACTTTTCTTCTAGCCATGGcaccaaaaatttttaaggcaaaacgctttaaatttaaaattcaatttattttttgttgtcgttttttccaaaatatatcGTAATGCATATGGCGTGACCAAGTACAAATATCCTTAAGTTCTGAAACGTAGTTTATTTTCTGCTTTATTCAGATGTAATTTCTAAAGTTTATTAGAGAACGCGTATGGTAAAAATTCATTGGTACATCTATCAACTTTGCGTCTCTCTCATTAACTtcctaaaattgaaatatgtatatttgaatttagaaGGAACATTGAAACTTGTTCTAATTCCATAATCCTcaatgaattatatttttttccgaaGTTACTGCATTTTACGGTTTGTAAAATATGACCAATTTCTCTCTTCCCCAAGACGGCACACGGCAGCCATCAACCAGCTGGACAAAGTATCTAGAAATGTCTAATAACAGATGAATAAAATGCTTCAACTCGATTTGTAGTGCGTCAATAACCATTTCAGGCCATAATTTCTTATCACGCACGAGAGGCTTTAGGATCTAATGTTACCacataaaaccaaaaacaatgATCTTATTCGTCTCGTGATGACATGAAGACTGCAATCACTGTATTCCTCATTAATGTGATAGTTCTCGCTGCTCGGTAAGTCACCATCAGCTCAGAAATCACACAGAAGCGATAGACGACTTCGTTTTTTTGAACCACACTTGTGTAGATCTTACCATGACTGCAACGTGCGGTGGTTCTTCATAAAAGTTCAGGCAGTGGCATCTGCTCCGAAATAAACGggaataaatgatttttgtagCTTGCGGTGTCCAATTTATTGGACGTTTTACGAGAAGGTTTTTACGTCGCACGGAAGTTCATAAAATTCGTACTTATGTGACATTCTATGTTGATTTGGAACGTTCAGTCGTAAAGGTTAATTTTTAACTGCTCCGCCAAACAGCCATCCTGATTTAAACGTTCTGCCTTCAATATCTGGTGTTCGTTCGACGAGTTTACCATCAATGAAATGTACATCCGTTTCTCATCAGCAAATAAATTGGGGATATAATTACCTATGtaaaacagcaattttttcgataatttaGATATAGTCTGGCGCTAACGGCCTTAATGAAATTACCCGTAAATATTCTCATAGATTTAGAGGTACTCtctatttattgtaataaccTTTATGAGACATAAAAATCGCTTCTAATAATCAAACACACATCACCCATTTTGTTTACGAGATTCTGCTTTCTGTTAGGCGCATGTTTTCATAAAACAGGTACTTGCGTGCTATAAACAATTCCATGGATTTTAATGCTGGCGCAGGTAAATCCCAAGCACATATTATTTCATGGCTTAAAAACATCTTGAGCCATGGGCCGTTTCCAAAAATACTGTCTGGGTGGGTGTGCACAAATAGATCCCTTGCCCGGCAGTGATTTATTTACGGCCCAACTTTCGGATATTGTTATTATCTCTATCATAGAGCAGGGTGGTTTTAGGCCAAGAACAGTGGTCTTTGTTCGAAACTGTTACcggtatttaaatattgtaacAGCCTCTCACATCTGGGGTGTGTTTGTGCTTCGTTGTGAAATTCCAAGAATTTTCAGTAAACTCTTGCACGCCGGTACGCCTGAACCAAGTCAGAAGAATTTGTTCGCCTCAAAAAATTAcgtttatttgttattatatttttaaacaagaaATCATTCATGGATTCATATCtacctatacagggtgtccctcGAATATGAGTCTCTACCCgaatcttgaaaactatgACTAGGAAAAAGTTGAAACTTGGGTATCATACTAAAGGGGAGGCGatctattgattaaaaatattttcatgaaaataccACTTCCGGTTTTATCTAAAATGAATGtcaacttgtttattttaaatggaacagcctgtataatatataaaatttcaattctgtGGAacattatgaacatttttcatacATAATGTTCTTctatatctaatttttacggtttcgaagatatttagaattttccaaaaaaaattagttggagccattaatgtattttctaataattcgaAAGTGGCTAAGTATTTTGCAATGAAATTCTACGCTATTGTAGAAAATGCTTTACAGTCTTGGATCAATGAGTTAAATCAAGCATTTCCCTACAGGGTATTCAAAAAGATAACCCAAAATTATCATGCAAAAATTGTAAGAAtctctcattttttaaataggaatcCCCTATTTTTTCATCGAATACATATTTAACACCAAAAATAAGTACTACTTTCAATTCATTTGTTTATACCTAAATCTAAccgttttcattttatttaaaaaaaacacttttcaatGTTCAATACtcaacaatttattttaaatgacgTCGAGAGTTACTAAGATGGTGCTGCTCGCCACAATTTAAGTATGGTGGCACCCGTAAATTATACAAATGAAGATTACCTCaatatgtttattattcaTGGTGAATGTAACAAAGTATTAACCAGAACATGTCATACATTTGGTATTCGATATCCATAAAAACCGAAGCCATCACGAAAAGTCCTCAAACGCATAATAGATCATTTTAAAACGAGCGGATCTGTCAAAACACCTTACAGAAGAAACACACCTATTGTTGACGacgaaataattgaaactgcAATTTTGTGATATCACATCATTATCAAGCACATCCGACAACATTCTTGAAACAAATTGCTCTGCagtcaaatttatcaaaaagtaCCATTCATAAGattcttaaaaaacataaatttggtCCATATTCAATTAGTTTAGTGCAACACTTGAAAGAAACAAAACGAATAgttttttgtgaatttcttttaaaacgttattatgaagattcaatatttttggacAGTCTTATTTGGATAGACGAGgcaaaatttagcaaaaatggtattttcaatAGGTATAATTCACATTAATGGAGTGATAACAATCCAAACTTCCAAGAATGTTGGCAGATCAACGTTTTTTGTGCCATTAGAAACGATAGAGTagttaaattgcatttttatcaagaaaacttaaatggtaaataatattttttatttcaattaaattactttttcaataattattattttctgtaggtgaaagatatttaaattttttgagaaattttgaacaaatttacattgaaaatttgttattaacaGAATATCGACGATTATTTTACCAACGTGATGAAGCACCGTTTCATATTGGTTATTTGGTTAGTAACTTTTTACAAGAGATGTTTTATGACCAATGGATAGCGAATAGTGGACCTAACTTGTGGCCGCCCCAATCACCCGACCTCTCAATTCTCGActatttcatttgaagaacaattaaaaatagtatttatATAACTACATTAAGAACTATAAAAAACTGCATGGAAAGAGTTAGAACTGCCTTTGATAATTTAGATTCCTTTTTAATAACAAGAACCACCCATAGAAAGTTAATCCTAAGATGTGAAAAGTGTTTAGAAGTTCAAGGATataactttgaacatttattgaaGTGATTGTTTTTTGATAATGATAGTTTAAATTCTGTATTAacattattacttaaaattatctattatagtattaaactttatttttatttaactatccatttcaattatttcgtCGTCAACAATAGGTGTGTTTCTTCTGTAAGGTGTTTTGACAGATCCGCTCGTTTTAAAATGATCTATTATGCGTTTGAGGACTTTTCGTGATGGCTTCGGTTTTTATGGATATCGAATACCAAATGTATGACATGTTCTGGTTAATACTTTGTTACATTCACCAtgaataataaacatattGAGGTAATCTTCATTTGTATAATTTACGGGTGCCACCATACTTAAATTGTGGCGAGCAGCACCATCTTAGTAACTCTCGAcgtcatttaaaataaattgttgaGTATTGAACattgaaaagtgttttttttaaataaaatgaaaacggTTAGATTTAGGTATAAACAAATGAATTGAAAGTAGTACTTATTTTTGGTGTTAAATATGTATTCGATGAAAAAATAGGGgattcctatttaaaaaatgagagaTTCTTACAATTTTTGCATGATAATTTTGGGTTATCTTTTTGAATACCCTGTAGGGAAATGCTTGATTTAACTCATTGATCCAAGACTGTAAAGCATTTTCTACAATAGCGTAGAATTTCATTGCAAAATACTTAGCCACTTtcgaattattagaaaatacattaatggctccaactaattttttttggaaaattctaaatatcttcgaaacCGTAAAAATTAGGTATAGAAGAACATTATgtatgaaaaatg
The DNA window shown above is from Euwallacea similis isolate ESF13 chromosome 2, ESF131.1, whole genome shotgun sequence and carries:
- the LOC136419229 gene encoding twist-related protein 2-like, with translation MYNSHIESLSPSSSSDYEQYSLCKLILPGAEQGQNDFNVYSTSMSYSYYTAPKYYDQYRVQDNYASRYLQYQGGFIKVEPEDNELPLLKTRVFKRKRKSLDSDDQNSMLGRPKSRKKAPLTYEKIQEQRVMANVRERQRTQSLNEAFASLRKSIPTLPSDKLSKIQTLKLAARYIDFLYHVLSTSSESPGDSDVLGFYTAHETLSRVSSMWRMEGDLNTT